The DNA window CGAAGTATATCGTAAGGAAGATTAACAGATAGAAGATTAGCTTGACGAATAGCTTGGAAAGTTTAATGAGGAATATTATCAGTGCTGTAAAGGCGAGGATTAGAAGGAAGTAGTAAAAAGAGTTCGAAACGTCCGAAGGGTTTTCGAAAGCGAAAAAGCCTTCTTCGAAAAATTTTCCAGAAAAAAGGTAAGCTAAGAAAGCTGAAGTTGTGTAGAAGAAGAAAAATACCAGCGTTCTCATTCTCAGTATCTCAGGTATATCTTCTCACCCTTTGCAAGAGCCAGCTTTATTCTCTTCCCGGCATCTCTGTCTTTTCTCACCCTTACAAGCCCTCTCTTTCCGACTTCCACGGTCGCAACGTAATCGTCTCCGGCAAAGATGTCGACGGTTTTTCCCTCAAGCCCCTCGGCATGGATGACGTAATGCTTGCCCTTTTCCTCAACAAAAGCCTCAACAACGTTTTTTCTCTCCGCCTTCAAAGGCTCAACGTCTATGGAAATTCCGAGCTCCTCCTCAATAGCCTTTATCTTCCTACCTCTCCTCCCGAGGAGGTGGGGAATTTCATCTTCAGGAACTCTGACGACGACTTTCTTATCGCTCAAAGCCTCTATTTCGTACACAGAAACGAGATCTTTTATCTTGTTTTCAACAGCGTTAACAACGATCTTGCTAACCTCGCTCTCTTTAACCGGCATCACAACAACCTGCTCTCCGTAGGTGTAAATCTCGTATTCAACTTTCTTCGTTTCGAAGTCTATAACCTCTATAACCGGTCTCGCCAGATCCGCTTCAGTCATTCCGTAGGGAACTTTCACCGTGAAATTGAGCTCGTACACCTTTCTTATCTTTCCGGCGTCGATGAAAATGACGGTATCAACTACCTGAGGAATAACTCCAAGTTCAACTCTCCCTATCATCCTCTGTATCGCATCTATCGCTCTCGTCGCGTGAGTTACTCCTATCATACCCACTCCAGCTAAACGCATGTCAGCGAAAACTAAAAAGTCACTCGTCTTTCTCACCTCGTCGTAGATGGTGTAGTCGGGTCTAACAAGCAAAAGGACGTCTGCCGTTAAAGTCATGTCCCCTTCGAGAGGAGCATATTGTGTTATTTCATCTCTAACCATCAGATCCCTCGGACTTTCCATCGTCTTTACCATGTACCCGTTTTCCATTAAGTAGTTGGCTATGCTCGCTGCAAAAGTGGATTTTCCAGCTCCAGGAGGACCTGCTATCAGTATTCCCCTCTGCCTCTCTATTATCCTTTTTTTCAGCTCCTCACTTATACCAAAATCCTCGAGAGTAGCCTTTGCTATCGGTCTAACAGCGGTAATCTCCATTCTGTCGGCAAACGGTCTTTCGGCTATGGCTATCCTAACGTCTCTAAGCTGAACGACCGTGGCACCTCTCCTTTCAATTTCTATGTTGCTGTCTCTATCCTGAGAAGCAGCTTCGATGATCTCGTGAGCTATTTCTCTCAGCTCTTCAAGAGTCATCGGCTCGTCCCTTATCTTCACGAGCTTCAGTTCTCCAATTCTCCCCCTCTTAGCCATCGGAACGCATCCTTCTCTCAAATGGACGCTCGCTGTGTCTGGAGTGAAGAACTGCATAATCTTCGTTTCCTCCGGCTTTATCACTCTCTTCTCAAGGTAAATCGCCTTTATTCCCTTGGAAATTGCCACGTAATACTGCACTCTGTCGCATGTTATGAGAACAGCCTGTTCCTCTTCAGCCACTCTTCTTATCAGATTGTCTATCTCTCCCCCCCTCGCAAGTTTAACGTGCTCAAGGGTCGGTCTCTCTCCGAGGAAAAGAACGTCAAACCCTTTCTTTTCCGCAAGCTCTCTTATTCTTTTTATCTCCTCCAGCCCCTGCAAACCCGTTATCTTTCCAAAGTTCGCCTGAGCTTCCAGTTCAGCCACAACAGCTTCCGGAATTATTATCGTTCCCTTAAGCTCTCCTTTCTCTATCATCTGGGAAACTCTGCCATCTATAATTACGCTCGTGTCGAGAACGTACTTCATTCAGACCTCCTCCAGCTTCCTGAAAAAGCAAGAGTAATTGCCAGTGTGACAGGCAACGCCCTTCTGCTCCACAAGATAAAGAATTGCATCCCCGTCGCAATCAACCCTAATCTCCACAACTCTTTGAACATTTCCCGACTCCTCTCCCTTCATCCAGAGCTTTTTTCTGCTTCTGCTGAAGTAATGAGCGTAGCCGGTTTTAATAGTGCGTTTTAAAGCTTCTTCGTTAGCGTAAGCTAACATTAACACCTCTTTAGTTTTTACATCTTGAACGATGACCGGAATAAGACCTTTTTCGTTGAACTTGAGATTCATCGTTAAGGTTTTGCAAGTAAGGTTTATAAATTATGCTGAGGAGTTTAGTAAAAATTTTATCAGGGTGATCGAATGGAAAGGCTTTCAACCGGAATACTGAGTTTGGATTCTCAGCTCGGTGGTGGTTTTCCTGCTGGTAGTTTCATCGTTTTACTCGAAGATCCGGGAGCTGGAGCTGATTACTTCACTTACCACTTCGTAGCCGAGGGATTGAAGAGGGGTGAGAAAGCTCTGTACATAAGTACTGAAGAAACCGAAGAAGAGATAAAGAGAAACGTTCAGATGATCTCTGGAATTAATCCCGAAGGGCTTGATATTGTCGATTTGCTTACCCCAAAAGTTTCCCCAAAAGGAGACGCAAAAGCATATCTAAGAGCTATCACTCAAGACCCGTATAAAAGAGTTTCAGATGAAATATTCAAAAGCGATCATCAAAGAGGAGTTCTCCACAGCCTGACATACTTCGTTGAAAACTACAGATGGGAAGAGGTAAAGGAACTTATAAATAAACTGACGATTCAAACGAGAAGAAACAACAGCGTTTTCCTTGCCACCTTTACAAAGGGCATGTTCGATCAAAAAATAGAGACAGCTATAAAGCACTACGCTGACGGTGTTATAGAGCTGAGCTTGAGGGAAGTTGAGACGGAAATCCAAAGGAGATTGAAAATAATAAAGATAAAAGCGACGATAGTTCCGAAGAGCATACTGAGATACGACATAACAGATAAAGGAATTAGAGTAGAATCGCTGATGAGAGTTCTATGAAAGTAGTTGAAGGAGTTGTGGAGATAAAAGACGTGAGAGATTTCCTCTCCAAGCTCCCATGTGAAGCCACATTTATAAACGCCGAGTACGTTTTGGACAAAGAAGTTGTGGAATTTGCAGCAAAGAAGGCAAAGAAGGCTTGGGAAGAAGGGAGAAGGGTTGCAAGAAACTTTTCCACCGAAATCCTCCTTTACGTTGCCGCCACAAGACAGATAAGAGACGCTGTGAAAATCGGGTTAAAAGAGGGAAGAAACGAGGTTGTCGTTGTAGCAGAAGAAAACTGCATAGAAAAATTGAAAAAGCTCGGATTTAAAGAGGAAAATGTTTTGAAGATCGACGAAGAAAAAGTTGAGAAAGTAATGAAATTGTATGGAATAGAAGAAAAAGAAGTTGAGATCGTTGGAAAAGAAAAACTTCCCCTCCTGATTAGGGAGAGAATAGTTTTGTTCGATCTCAGTAAGTGATGGTTATGCTGAAGTTAAAAGAGTCCCTTGAGTTACTGAAAAAATACGGAATTCCGGTCGTTGAAACTTTAGTAGCTTCGAACGAAGAAGAAGTTTTGAAAGCAGCGGAGAAAATAGGATATCCGGTTGTCGTAAAACCGAACGTTAGCGAGCACAAATCCGAGATAGGTGTTTTTCTTGACGTAAAAAGCGATGAAGAACTTTTAAAATGCTATAAAAATCTCGGAGGAGAGGTGGTCGTTCAGAAAATGATTAGAGGATTCGAAATTTTCCTCGGAGCTAAGGAGGACAAATTCTTCGGGAAATACGTAGCCCTCGGCTGCGGAGGAGTTCTCGTTGAACTTTTTGAAGATGTTTCCTTCAGAGTTCTTCCATTGAGAAGAAGAGACGTGCTCGAAATGGTAGAGGAGACGAAACTTAGCAAAGTTGCGAGAGGGTTCAGAAGCTATAAACTTGACGTGGAATCTCTCGTCGAAGTAGTTCTGAGATTTTCGGAGCTAATCGAAAAAGAGAACG is part of the Ferroglobus placidus DSM 10642 genome and encodes:
- the hisI gene encoding phosphoribosyl-AMP cyclohydrolase: MNLKFNEKGLIPVIVQDVKTKEVLMLAYANEEALKRTIKTGYAHYFSRSRKKLWMKGEESGNVQRVVEIRVDCDGDAILYLVEQKGVACHTGNYSCFFRKLEEV
- the cgi121 gene encoding KEOPS complex subunit Cgi121 translates to MKVVEGVVEIKDVRDFLSKLPCEATFINAEYVLDKEVVEFAAKKAKKAWEEGRRVARNFSTEILLYVAATRQIRDAVKIGLKEGRNEVVVVAEENCIEKLKKLGFKEENVLKIDEEKVEKVMKLYGIEEKEVEIVGKEKLPLLIRERIVLFDLSK
- a CDS encoding RAD55 family ATPase, whose product is MERLSTGILSLDSQLGGGFPAGSFIVLLEDPGAGADYFTYHFVAEGLKRGEKALYISTEETEEEIKRNVQMISGINPEGLDIVDLLTPKVSPKGDAKAYLRAITQDPYKRVSDEIFKSDHQRGVLHSLTYFVENYRWEEVKELINKLTIQTRRNNSVFLATFTKGMFDQKIETAIKHYADGVIELSLREVETEIQRRLKIIKIKATIVPKSILRYDITDKGIRVESLMRVL
- a CDS encoding acetate--CoA ligase family protein; the encoded protein is MLKLKESLELLKKYGIPVVETLVASNEEEVLKAAEKIGYPVVVKPNVSEHKSEIGVFLDVKSDEELLKCYKNLGGEVVVQKMIRGFEIFLGAKEDKFFGKYVALGCGGVLVELFEDVSFRVLPLRRRDVLEMVEETKLSKVARGFRSYKLDVESLVEVVLRFSELIEKENVKEADVNPLIANENGVFAVDARIIL
- a CDS encoding PINc/VapC family ATPase: MKYVLDTSVIIDGRVSQMIEKGELKGTIIIPEAVVAELEAQANFGKITGLQGLEEIKRIRELAEKKGFDVLFLGERPTLEHVKLARGGEIDNLIRRVAEEEQAVLITCDRVQYYVAISKGIKAIYLEKRVIKPEETKIMQFFTPDTASVHLREGCVPMAKRGRIGELKLVKIRDEPMTLEELREIAHEIIEAASQDRDSNIEIERRGATVVQLRDVRIAIAERPFADRMEITAVRPIAKATLEDFGISEELKKRIIERQRGILIAGPPGAGKSTFAASIANYLMENGYMVKTMESPRDLMVRDEITQYAPLEGDMTLTADVLLLVRPDYTIYDEVRKTSDFLVFADMRLAGVGMIGVTHATRAIDAIQRMIGRVELGVIPQVVDTVIFIDAGKIRKVYELNFTVKVPYGMTEADLARPVIEVIDFETKKVEYEIYTYGEQVVVMPVKESEVSKIVVNAVENKIKDLVSVYEIEALSDKKVVVRVPEDEIPHLLGRRGRKIKAIEEELGISIDVEPLKAERKNVVEAFVEEKGKHYVIHAEGLEGKTVDIFAGDDYVATVEVGKRGLVRVRKDRDAGKRIKLALAKGEKIYLRY